A genomic segment from Neobacillus sp. YX16 encodes:
- a CDS encoding Na-translocating system protein MpsC family protein produces the protein MVYLSSTFSKLLKRRFGKGPETCTVILKGDRYYVYMRNFITPAEEVLIKQDKFELAIKFRSSIINAVMEEYLPEVSKVLGISFDDFFHDWNYDKNTGILLLDNSQSDHKENIYYSFESNLFALIENVGSSYYKKPESLKVVKFTQNICAIESKEVLLPLERLVYEKGNVELLLHQACEIKKVYWRNKGQFEGLFNRLIEDMFIMWDYKNNRNYLVFIFNKLYTMK, from the coding sequence TTGGTCTATCTTAGCAGTACATTTAGTAAATTGCTCAAACGCAGGTTCGGAAAAGGTCCAGAAACCTGTACTGTCATCTTAAAAGGTGATAGATATTACGTGTATATGCGAAATTTTATTACCCCGGCTGAGGAAGTATTAATTAAACAGGATAAGTTTGAATTGGCGATAAAATTTCGTTCTTCCATAATCAATGCAGTAATGGAGGAATATTTACCGGAAGTATCAAAGGTTTTGGGGATTTCTTTTGATGACTTCTTTCATGACTGGAATTATGATAAAAACACAGGAATTCTTCTGTTAGATAATTCTCAATCGGACCATAAGGAGAATATTTATTACAGTTTTGAAAGTAATCTTTTTGCCTTAATAGAAAATGTTGGGTCAAGTTACTATAAAAAACCGGAAAGCTTAAAAGTTGTAAAGTTCACACAAAATATTTGTGCAATTGAATCTAAAGAAGTATTGTTGCCACTAGAGAGATTAGTTTATGAAAAAGGGAATGTGGAATTATTGCTCCATCAGGCTTGTGAAATCAAAAAAGTCTATTGGAGAAACAAAGGACAATTTGAAGGTCTCTTTAATCGTTTAATTGAGGATATGTTTATCATGTGGGACTATAAAAATAATAGAAATTATCTTGTTTTTATCTTTAACAAATTATATACAATGAAATAA
- a CDS encoding PRD domain-containing protein, which translates to MKIKKILNNNAVVVSDNNEEKIAIGAGIAFQKRKNDVINPGKIEKLFVMKENEKFQQLLQQIPEEHFSISEEIISYAEECLGLKLNEHIHIGLTDHLSFAIERATQGIHLKNKLFDEIKILYKKEFDIGMWAIRHIEKKTQVKMPIDEAAYIALHIHTSKPLSGDMKQTLRQTAIIGEMIQTIKDSLHISIEEDDLSYQRLMTHLRFTLSRLHDESQPIMDDEMLAMLKKKFANSYKISQKVAKLLAKNHSIKLPEQELGYITIHIERIRNR; encoded by the coding sequence GTGAAAATCAAAAAAATCCTCAATAATAATGCTGTTGTGGTCTCAGACAACAACGAAGAAAAAATAGCGATTGGCGCTGGCATTGCCTTTCAAAAACGGAAAAATGACGTCATTAATCCAGGCAAAATCGAAAAGCTATTTGTTATGAAAGAAAATGAAAAGTTCCAACAGCTTTTGCAGCAAATACCCGAAGAACACTTCTCTATCTCGGAAGAAATCATCTCGTATGCAGAAGAATGTCTGGGTTTAAAATTAAATGAGCATATCCATATTGGGCTTACCGACCACTTGTCTTTTGCCATCGAAAGAGCTACACAAGGAATTCACCTTAAAAATAAGCTGTTTGATGAAATAAAGATCCTTTACAAAAAAGAATTTGATATCGGTATGTGGGCAATCAGACATATTGAAAAAAAGACACAGGTTAAAATGCCTATAGATGAAGCTGCCTACATTGCCTTGCATATACATACTTCAAAGCCCCTGAGCGGCGATATGAAACAAACATTAAGGCAGACCGCCATCATTGGTGAAATGATTCAAACCATTAAAGATTCACTTCATATATCTATAGAGGAAGATGATCTTTCCTACCAGCGTTTGATGACCCATCTTCGATTTACTCTATCTAGACTCCATGATGAGTCTCAGCCAATCATGGATGATGAAATGCTGGCGATGCTTAAGAAAAAATTCGCTAATTCCTATAAAATTTCACAGAAGGTAGCCAAGCTTCTTGCGAAAAACCATAGTATCAAGCTCCCTGAACAAGAACTCGGTTACATAACTATACATATTGAAAGAATTAGAAATCGATAA
- a CDS encoding GerAB/ArcD/ProY family transporter, translating into MNSNVPDSKKISPFLVFFLIHTMQSGVGILGFQRFIAKTAGYDAWMSIILSGLFVHILLWMMFKMLKIADGDMTSIHTFVLGKKIGKIFSSFFILYFCLFIVTILRSYIEVVQAWMFPELRTFWFALAFLILVIYIVFGGFRTVAGIAFFSIILPFYITVLFVVIIPYSDFTNLLPIFDHSVKELLHASRDMSFTLLGFEILLFFYPFIQNPERSKKWAHFGALYTTMLCIYLAILAFGFFPEAQLQKNIWPTLAMWKIIKLPFVERFEYIGVSNWGLVILPNICICLWCASRLAKQLFSIRQKTSVPAIAILCLIATSLISTRGQINILTDYTAKVGFYFNFIYVPLLFAGTLIAKKVRNREKHT; encoded by the coding sequence ATGAACTCTAACGTTCCAGATAGTAAAAAGATATCTCCTTTTCTCGTATTTTTTCTTATTCATACCATGCAGTCAGGGGTAGGTATTCTGGGATTTCAAAGATTTATCGCTAAAACCGCAGGATATGATGCTTGGATGTCCATCATTCTATCGGGTTTGTTTGTCCATATACTTTTGTGGATGATGTTTAAAATGCTAAAAATAGCAGATGGCGATATGACTTCGATTCATACCTTTGTACTTGGAAAAAAAATCGGTAAAATCTTTAGTAGCTTTTTTATCCTTTACTTTTGTTTATTTATCGTAACTATCCTGCGCAGCTACATAGAGGTTGTTCAAGCATGGATGTTTCCAGAATTAAGAACATTTTGGTTTGCTCTTGCCTTTCTTATTTTAGTTATCTATATTGTGTTTGGGGGTTTTAGGACGGTAGCAGGGATTGCCTTTTTTTCGATCATATTACCATTCTACATTACTGTATTGTTTGTTGTGATCATTCCGTATTCTGACTTTACCAATCTCCTTCCAATTTTCGATCATTCGGTAAAGGAGTTACTGCATGCTAGTCGTGATATGTCGTTTACCCTATTAGGATTTGAAATCTTATTATTTTTTTACCCGTTTATTCAAAACCCAGAGAGGAGTAAAAAGTGGGCTCACTTTGGCGCATTATATACAACAATGCTTTGTATCTATTTGGCTATTCTAGCCTTTGGCTTTTTTCCGGAGGCACAATTGCAAAAAAACATATGGCCTACATTAGCAATGTGGAAAATTATTAAATTACCTTTCGTTGAACGCTTTGAGTATATTGGAGTTTCAAACTGGGGTTTAGTGATATTACCTAATATATGTATTTGTTTATGGTGCGCAAGTCGATTAGCCAAACAGCTATTTTCCATTCGCCAAAAAACATCGGTTCCGGCCATTGCCATTCTTTGTTTAATAGCCACCAGTTTGATATCAACAAGAGGACAAATTAATATACTGACAGATTATACAGCAAAGGTTGGTTTTTACTTCAATTTCATATACGTTCCATTATTGTTTGCTGGTACGTTAATAGCGAAGAAGGTGAGAAATCGTGAGAAGCATACTTAA
- a CDS encoding ATP-binding protein, whose amino-acid sequence MDKDELKRLNFLLEIYVDVNVDKDFSVLSKDTDSFFILNMSGQLIYVNEVCEELLQCSRNELKKMKLSDIFISSALSETQTFFIEKQREQLVNFDSKINFRSGNPIDVNVTTFPVLFNNEVVGSYVVLKDITLIKRERQLLSEKRAAAGQLAAGIAHEIRNPITAIKGFLQLIMGEHKGEKTYFRIVESEINRVEMILKELMVLARPTKIDYKKLDIRSLLDKVLTLMESQTLLKNIEVIKNFHALEVTIVGDENQMKQVFINYIKNAIEAMKDGGKLIVEGIHLNESVHIRIIDHGSGIPPEILKRINEPFFTTKEHGMGLGMQVSNEIIEEHSGKINVISNTEGTCIEVILPTAI is encoded by the coding sequence ATGGATAAGGATGAACTGAAACGATTAAACTTCTTACTTGAAATATATGTCGATGTGAATGTAGATAAAGATTTCTCAGTACTATCAAAAGACACCGATTCATTCTTTATATTAAACATGTCTGGGCAATTAATTTATGTCAATGAAGTCTGCGAAGAGCTTTTGCAATGCTCTAGAAACGAACTAAAGAAAATGAAACTGAGTGATATCTTCATTTCTTCTGCTTTAAGTGAAACTCAAACTTTTTTTATTGAAAAACAACGGGAACAACTTGTGAATTTCGATTCTAAAATTAATTTTAGATCTGGAAATCCGATTGATGTTAATGTAACTACTTTTCCCGTCCTTTTTAATAATGAAGTGGTAGGGAGTTATGTAGTGTTGAAAGATATAACATTGATTAAGAGGGAAAGACAATTACTGTCGGAAAAACGAGCAGCCGCAGGTCAATTAGCTGCTGGGATTGCACATGAAATTCGTAATCCCATTACCGCGATAAAGGGCTTCCTGCAGTTAATAATGGGTGAGCATAAGGGAGAAAAGACCTACTTTAGAATTGTGGAATCAGAGATCAACCGAGTGGAAATGATTCTAAAAGAACTAATGGTTCTTGCAAGGCCTACAAAAATAGATTATAAAAAATTGGATATACGTTCCCTATTAGACAAAGTCTTAACGTTGATGGAGTCGCAGACGCTGTTAAAAAATATTGAAGTGATAAAAAATTTTCATGCTTTAGAGGTAACGATAGTAGGGGACGAGAATCAAATGAAACAAGTGTTTATTAACTATATTAAAAATGCAATTGAAGCAATGAAGGATGGAGGAAAGCTGATCGTTGAAGGGATTCACTTAAATGAAAGCGTTCATATTCGAATTATTGACCATGGCAGTGGGATTCCGCCAGAGATATTAAAACGTATAAACGAACCATTTTTTACAACGAAGGAACATGGCATGGGGCTTGGGATGCAGGTGAGCAATGAAATCATTGAGGAGCATAGTGGAAAAATTAATGTAATCAGTAATACGGAAGGGACGTGTATAGAAGTGATATTACCCACTGCAATCTAA
- a CDS encoding peptide MFS transporter: MSNYNRQKIVDSVPQKGFFGHPKGLFTLFFTEFWERFSYYGMRAILVYYMYYEVSKGGLGLDENLALSIMSIYGSLVYMSGIIGGWLADRIFGTSKAVFYGGVLIMFGHIVLAIPGSVAMFFVSMVLIVLGTGMLKPNVSTVVGEMYSETDDRRDAGFTIFYMGINAGAFLAPLIVGSVMDYNFHLGFGIAAVGMFLGLVMFVLTKKKNLGLAGTTVPNPLSKTEKKKTFTIIGLGVVVLAVLCAVLIPMGVLTFSSFINIVTFLGILIPTIYFIVMYRSPKTTTVERSRIIAYIPLFIAAVMFWSIQEQGSTILASYADKRTQLDWMGIDISPAWFQSLNPLFIIIFAPIFAGLWVKLGKRQPTIPQKFSLSLLFAGLSFLVILIPAYLGGTDSLVSPMWLVLSYLIVVFGELCMSPVGLSATTKLAPAAFSAQTMSLWFLASAAAQALNAQVVKFYSPENEMAYFGVIGGAAIVLSIILFALAPKIQGLMKGIR; encoded by the coding sequence ATGTCGAATTATAATAGGCAGAAAATTGTGGATAGTGTCCCTCAGAAAGGTTTCTTCGGACATCCAAAAGGATTATTCACTCTGTTCTTCACAGAATTCTGGGAGCGTTTTTCTTACTACGGAATGAGAGCCATCCTAGTCTACTATATGTACTACGAGGTCTCAAAAGGCGGATTAGGGCTCGATGAAAACTTAGCTCTTTCCATCATGTCCATTTACGGATCACTGGTTTATATGTCCGGTATCATTGGCGGCTGGTTAGCTGACCGGATCTTTGGTACATCTAAAGCAGTATTCTACGGTGGAGTACTGATTATGTTTGGTCATATTGTCCTTGCAATACCTGGAAGCGTAGCCATGTTCTTTGTATCCATGGTATTGATTGTTCTTGGTACAGGTATGTTAAAACCGAATGTTTCTACCGTAGTTGGTGAAATGTACAGCGAAACAGACGATCGTCGTGACGCAGGTTTTACAATCTTCTATATGGGAATTAACGCTGGGGCATTCTTAGCACCACTAATTGTCGGAAGTGTTATGGATTATAACTTCCACTTAGGCTTTGGTATTGCTGCCGTTGGTATGTTCCTTGGACTAGTAATGTTTGTACTAACAAAAAAGAAAAATCTTGGTCTTGCAGGTACAACTGTTCCAAACCCGCTTTCAAAAACGGAAAAGAAAAAGACTTTTACTATCATCGGATTAGGTGTAGTGGTTCTAGCTGTTTTATGTGCTGTTTTAATTCCAATGGGAGTATTAACGTTCTCAAGCTTTATTAATATTGTTACTTTCCTAGGTATCTTAATTCCTACTATTTACTTTATCGTTATGTACCGCAGCCCTAAAACTACAACTGTAGAACGTTCACGTATTATTGCTTATATTCCATTATTTATTGCCGCTGTTATGTTCTGGTCGATTCAAGAACAAGGCTCAACAATCCTTGCAAGTTATGCAGACAAACGTACTCAATTAGATTGGATGGGTATCGACATTTCTCCAGCATGGTTCCAATCTTTAAATCCATTATTTATTATCATATTTGCGCCAATCTTCGCTGGGTTATGGGTTAAACTAGGAAAACGTCAGCCAACAATACCACAAAAGTTCTCATTATCCTTATTATTTGCTGGTTTGTCATTCCTTGTCATTCTTATTCCTGCATACCTTGGAGGTACGGATTCCTTAGTTAGCCCAATGTGGCTTGTTCTAAGCTATTTAATTGTTGTATTTGGTGAATTGTGTATGTCACCTGTAGGTTTATCGGCAACGACAAAATTAGCTCCTGCAGCCTTCTCAGCACAAACCATGAGTTTATGGTTCTTAGCAAGCGCAGCGGCTCAAGCCCTTAATGCACAAGTCGTTAAATTCTACTCACCTGAGAATGAAATGGCGTATTTTGGCGTTATCGGTGGTGCAGCGATCGTCCTAAGTATCATTCTATTTGCATTAGCTCCGAAAATTCAGGGCTTAATGAAAGGTATTCGCTAA
- a CDS encoding spore germination protein yields the protein MFNLFKNKNAEKESLDKILAKSADYKCIDYFNQKSKVSFTLKFLATLIDEKTVQESILPYLLEENFKQIDDAKEIIPLADIQISEDISQIEDKLFTGSVLLTVSGKENRFCFLGARKEIGRNVSLPEVEFSVIGPKESFVESLDQNLNLIRKRVPIKELIIEKLTVGTLSKTKVAILYIEGITNPENVNTVRQRIEGIEFDEITDSSYIVQIISDNQNSPFPQLLDTERPDRISAILAEGKVAIFVDGSPHALIGPTTLVEFFSSFEDYYLNWILSSFFRLIRLFAVVFSILVTPVYVATLSYHYELIPQDLMNTLVASRRAIPFPPILEALFLELTIELLREAGARLPTKVGQTIGIVGGIVIGTASVQAGLTSNILLIFIALAALASFTTPVYRIGNTIRLLRFPFLLFAELWGLLGIVVCFCFLLTHLIRLTSLGRPYLEPLYPPRMQDLKDAFIRLSFDKQRKRPFLLNTKQPNRFHKKAAKYKKDIEDE from the coding sequence ATGTTTAATCTTTTTAAAAACAAAAATGCCGAAAAAGAAAGTTTGGACAAGATTTTAGCCAAATCCGCTGATTATAAATGCATTGATTATTTTAACCAAAAATCAAAAGTTTCTTTTACTCTAAAGTTTTTAGCCACTTTAATTGATGAAAAAACCGTTCAAGAAAGTATACTTCCTTATTTATTGGAAGAGAATTTCAAGCAAATAGATGACGCAAAAGAAATTATCCCACTAGCTGACATTCAAATTTCGGAGGACATCTCACAAATTGAAGATAAGCTCTTTACCGGATCAGTCCTATTAACTGTAAGTGGTAAAGAAAACAGGTTCTGTTTTTTAGGAGCCCGGAAAGAAATTGGGCGAAACGTGAGCCTCCCAGAAGTTGAATTCAGCGTAATCGGTCCCAAGGAGTCCTTTGTAGAATCACTTGACCAAAATCTTAATCTAATAAGAAAAAGAGTTCCTATTAAAGAATTAATCATTGAAAAATTAACAGTCGGAACGCTTTCAAAAACAAAAGTAGCTATTCTTTACATAGAGGGGATTACAAATCCTGAGAATGTAAATACAGTCCGACAGCGAATTGAAGGCATTGAATTTGATGAGATTACAGATAGCTCGTATATTGTTCAAATTATTTCAGATAATCAAAATTCACCGTTCCCGCAGCTTCTTGACACGGAAAGACCAGACCGAATTTCTGCCATACTTGCAGAAGGCAAAGTAGCCATTTTCGTTGATGGTTCACCACATGCATTAATAGGACCCACAACACTGGTTGAATTTTTTAGCTCATTTGAGGATTATTACTTAAATTGGATACTATCTTCCTTTTTTCGCTTAATTCGTTTATTTGCCGTTGTGTTTTCTATTTTGGTTACTCCAGTATATGTGGCAACTCTTAGTTATCATTATGAATTAATACCGCAAGACTTAATGAATACCTTAGTAGCCTCTCGTAGAGCCATTCCCTTCCCCCCAATTTTGGAGGCATTATTTCTGGAATTAACGATTGAGCTTTTACGAGAAGCAGGAGCAAGATTGCCAACAAAGGTCGGTCAGACAATTGGTATCGTTGGCGGGATTGTTATTGGAACGGCTAGTGTCCAAGCTGGTCTTACGAGTAACATTCTATTAATTTTTATTGCCTTAGCAGCACTCGCTTCCTTTACAACCCCAGTCTACAGGATAGGCAACACGATTCGATTACTGCGCTTTCCCTTTTTACTTTTTGCAGAGTTATGGGGACTCTTGGGAATAGTAGTCTGCTTTTGTTTTTTATTGACCCACCTTATTCGTCTTACTTCACTAGGAAGGCCTTATTTAGAACCTTTGTACCCTCCTAGGATGCAGGACCTTAAAGATGCCTTTATACGGTTATCTTTTGATAAACAAAGAAAACGACCATTCCTGCTGAACACAAAGCAACCCAATCGTTTTCATAAAAAGGCTGCAAAGTACAAGAAAGATATAGAAGATGAATAG
- a CDS encoding PTS glucose transporter subunit IIA: MVFSFFKKSKLQILAPVNGAIIPLEEVPDPVFSQKMMGEGIAVIPTSGNIHAPVNGTVILIAATKHAIGIRADDGTEILIHAGLETVALNGKGFVAAVHEGDRISVGQLLIEVDWDYIQKHVKSTVTPIVITNSQEKGRQFTLTKEVNAILGKTVIISSP; this comes from the coding sequence ATGGTATTTAGTTTTTTTAAAAAATCAAAGCTGCAAATTCTTGCGCCAGTTAATGGAGCCATTATTCCATTAGAGGAGGTACCAGATCCTGTATTCAGCCAGAAGATGATGGGGGAAGGGATAGCTGTGATTCCAACCTCTGGTAATATTCATGCGCCTGTCAATGGAACGGTCATTCTCATTGCTGCAACAAAACATGCTATTGGTATTCGGGCGGACGATGGGACAGAAATCCTTATACATGCAGGATTAGAAACGGTTGCTTTAAATGGAAAGGGTTTTGTGGCAGCCGTCCATGAGGGTGATAGGATTTCAGTTGGCCAGCTGCTCATCGAGGTTGATTGGGACTATATCCAAAAACATGTGAAAAGTACGGTAACACCAATCGTGATTACAAATAGTCAGGAAAAAGGTAGGCAGTTTACTTTAACAAAGGAAGTCAATGCAATTCTAGGAAAAACTGTAATAATCTCAAGCCCCTGA
- a CDS encoding glutathione peroxidase encodes MTTVYDFTVKMTNGQEKSLKEYEGKPLLIVNTASKCGLTPQFKGLQELYEKYKGQGLEILGFPCDQFNNQEFDNIDETTQFCQLNYGVTFPIFAKIDVNGENTDPLFSFLKEQKKGMLSKNIKWNFTKFLVDQNGQVVERYAPTTEPFKMESDLEKLLS; translated from the coding sequence ATGACAACGGTATATGACTTTACTGTAAAAATGACGAATGGTCAGGAAAAATCACTAAAGGAATACGAAGGTAAACCCCTACTAATTGTTAATACTGCCAGCAAATGTGGATTAACTCCCCAATTTAAAGGTCTTCAAGAATTATATGAGAAATACAAGGGTCAAGGTTTAGAGATTTTAGGATTCCCATGTGATCAATTCAATAATCAAGAATTTGATAATATCGATGAAACCACTCAGTTTTGCCAATTAAATTACGGTGTTACCTTTCCAATTTTCGCAAAAATTGATGTAAATGGTGAAAACACGGATCCGTTATTCTCTTTCTTAAAAGAACAGAAAAAAGGAATGCTTTCCAAAAACATCAAATGGAACTTCACTAAATTTCTTGTCGACCAGAATGGCCAGGTTGTAGAACGCTATGCACCAACAACTGAACCATTTAAAATGGAAAGCGATTTAGAAAAATTACTTTCTTAG
- a CDS encoding Na-translocating system protein MpsC family protein, whose translation MTDTKKEEYISSYISKLLRKKFGRGPRNCQTTISQNYLVTYIGGFLSPMEDILLQHGQSKYVDHARNVIITHLLDEIKGVIKITFDVEVEENYHDWNFPNNSGILIFVLDTEAGQRIKPDIDTQKLELEVGRISLLVEKVPDKIITCPISPSIFLIERRGILIQIEKALIDKGFENELRFTKDELEKSYFHRYGRFEDIFHKSVRDIFIDWNFKEDKSLMAFTLNS comes from the coding sequence ATGACTGACACAAAAAAGGAAGAATATATTAGCAGTTACATAAGCAAGTTGTTAAGAAAAAAATTCGGCAGGGGCCCTCGCAACTGTCAAACTACAATATCCCAAAATTACCTTGTCACTTATATAGGTGGATTTTTATCACCGATGGAGGATATTCTGTTACAGCATGGACAGAGCAAGTACGTCGATCATGCAAGAAACGTGATTATTACCCACCTGCTGGATGAAATAAAAGGAGTAATAAAAATTACTTTTGATGTTGAAGTGGAAGAAAACTACCATGATTGGAATTTTCCAAATAACTCTGGCATTCTTATTTTTGTTTTAGATACGGAAGCAGGTCAGAGAATCAAACCAGATATTGATACCCAAAAATTAGAATTGGAAGTAGGCAGAATCAGCTTATTGGTAGAAAAGGTACCTGATAAAATTATTACCTGCCCGATTTCACCATCCATCTTCCTTATTGAAAGAAGAGGTATTCTTATTCAAATAGAAAAAGCATTAATTGATAAAGGTTTTGAAAACGAACTTAGATTCACTAAAGATGAATTGGAGAAAAGTTATTTTCACCGATATGGCAGGTTTGAAGACATTTTTCATAAATCTGTCAGGGACATTTTTATAGACTGGAACTTTAAGGAAGATAAATCGTTAATGGCTTTTACCTTAAATTCCTAG
- a CDS encoding MarR family transcriptional regulator: MEDFMTLKKQLCFAVYETAGEFNKLYSSALQPFGLTYPQYLVLLALWEKDGVTVKELGEKLNLGTGTLTPMVSRMEANNWLRKERSKADERKVFIYLEEKARADKLSITSKVAEVIQSCQIELEEYEQLMKQLHTLQNKIKERR; the protein is encoded by the coding sequence ATGGAAGACTTTATGACATTAAAAAAACAACTATGCTTTGCGGTCTATGAAACGGCTGGAGAATTTAATAAGTTATATTCTAGTGCTCTTCAGCCCTTTGGTTTAACTTATCCTCAATATTTAGTCTTATTGGCTTTATGGGAAAAGGACGGAGTGACGGTAAAGGAACTAGGAGAGAAATTGAATTTAGGCACCGGCACATTAACTCCCATGGTTTCACGAATGGAAGCAAATAACTGGCTTAGGAAAGAACGGTCTAAAGCAGATGAAAGGAAAGTATTTATCTACTTAGAAGAGAAAGCTCGAGCAGATAAGTTATCCATTACCAGTAAGGTCGCAGAGGTTATTCAATCCTGTCAGATAGAGCTTGAAGAATATGAGCAGTTAATGAAGCAGTTGCATACTTTACAGAATAAAATCAAAGAACGAAGATAA
- the nagE gene encoding N-acetylglucosamine-specific PTS transporter subunit IIBC, whose protein sequence is MMKYLQRLGRSLMLPVAVLPAAAILMGIGYWIDPTGWGAGNPVAAFLIKAGGSIIDNMAILFAVGVALGMSKDKDGSAALSGLVAYLVITTVLSTNSVALLQGVDPEAVNAAFGKIGTQFTGILSGIIAAIMYNRFSHVKLPDALSFFSGKRLVPIMTSVAMLAVSLVMFFVWPVVFSGLVSFGKGISDLGAIGAGIYGFFNRLLIPIGLHHALNSVFWFDVAGINDIGNFWASKGEQGITGRYQAGFFPVMMFGLPAAALAMYHTAKSSKKKTVAALMLAAGVASFFTGVTEPLEFAFMFAAPALYVTHAVLTGISLAVAAAFQWTAGFGFSAGLVDFVLSLKIPIANQPYMLLVQGLVFAVIYYVLFRFIITKFNLNTPGREEEEVDEESSESQTAGNKFSVMAAKIYEGLGGDANVTSVDNCVTRLRLEVKDMSAVDQKKIKSTGVPGINVVGKNSIQVIVGTNVQFVADEIMKIRKEK, encoded by the coding sequence ATGATGAAATATCTTCAAAGACTAGGCCGTTCCTTAATGCTGCCAGTAGCAGTTTTGCCTGCAGCAGCAATATTGATGGGAATTGGGTACTGGATTGACCCTACAGGCTGGGGTGCTGGCAATCCAGTAGCGGCTTTCTTAATAAAAGCTGGCGGTTCGATTATTGATAATATGGCAATCCTCTTTGCTGTTGGTGTAGCACTGGGAATGTCAAAAGACAAAGATGGTTCAGCAGCATTAAGTGGATTGGTTGCTTATCTGGTTATAACTACTGTGTTATCCACAAATTCGGTGGCATTGCTTCAAGGGGTAGATCCAGAAGCGGTTAACGCGGCCTTTGGAAAAATTGGAACACAATTTACAGGGATTCTTTCAGGTATTATCGCGGCAATTATGTACAATCGCTTTAGTCATGTGAAATTACCAGATGCGTTGTCCTTCTTTAGTGGAAAACGACTTGTTCCTATTATGACATCTGTAGCGATGTTAGCAGTATCATTAGTCATGTTCTTTGTTTGGCCAGTGGTTTTCTCTGGACTCGTTTCTTTTGGTAAAGGGATTAGTGATCTAGGTGCAATCGGTGCAGGTATATATGGTTTCTTCAACCGTTTATTAATTCCAATCGGTCTACACCATGCCTTAAATTCCGTATTTTGGTTTGATGTGGCAGGAATTAATGATATTGGTAATTTCTGGGCTAGTAAGGGTGAACAAGGTATTACCGGTAGGTATCAGGCTGGTTTCTTCCCAGTTATGATGTTTGGTTTACCAGCAGCTGCATTAGCCATGTACCATACTGCTAAATCTTCAAAGAAAAAAACAGTAGCTGCCTTAATGCTGGCTGCAGGTGTAGCTTCATTCTTTACTGGGGTTACAGAACCCCTTGAATTTGCGTTTATGTTCGCAGCTCCTGCACTTTATGTAACACATGCTGTATTAACAGGTATTTCATTAGCCGTTGCAGCTGCGTTCCAATGGACTGCAGGATTTGGCTTTAGTGCAGGATTGGTTGACTTTGTGTTAAGCTTAAAAATTCCAATTGCAAATCAGCCATATATGTTACTTGTACAAGGTCTAGTTTTTGCGGTCATCTACTATGTCCTATTCCGCTTCATCATTACAAAATTCAACTTAAACACACCTGGTCGGGAAGAAGAAGAAGTGGATGAAGAGTCATCAGAAAGTCAGACAGCAGGTAATAAATTTTCTGTAATGGCTGCTAAGATTTATGAAGGATTAGGCGGGGACGCAAATGTAACATCTGTTGACAATTGTGTAACACGTCTACGCTTAGAAGTGAAAGATATGAGTGCAGTAGATCAGAAGAAAATTAAATCTACTGGCGTACCGGGGATTAATGTTGTTGGTAAAAACAGCATACAAGTCATTGTTGGTACCAATGTTCAATTCGTAGCGGATGAAATCATGAAAATCCGTAAGGAAAAATAA